One part of the Skermanella sp. TT6 genome encodes these proteins:
- a CDS encoding type IV secretion system protein, whose protein sequence is MTSKDRWLDPIGTEPSSDYRAARWAAEGEGAGATKAAWVLGGCLVVMTGLNVVQFFDNRAIAKLDSLQFVVVERTRDGEILSASVANGELQTDTAIEQHFVAQWIDWVRAVPLDPVAYNRDFYKAQQHMCSSVQQRISKHQESDPPAQMIDRGITRRIHVTNVTPRGGESNSYRVDWTETVYQNSTAIAQAPGTADIELRYYTPANGIVAAQNPYGVYVCGFDWSPAPGS, encoded by the coding sequence ATGACCAGTAAGGACCGGTGGCTTGATCCGATCGGTACGGAGCCATCCTCCGACTACCGTGCCGCCCGGTGGGCTGCCGAGGGCGAAGGTGCCGGCGCGACGAAGGCGGCCTGGGTGCTGGGCGGCTGCCTGGTCGTGATGACCGGCCTCAACGTCGTCCAGTTCTTCGATAACCGGGCTATCGCGAAGCTCGACAGCCTTCAGTTCGTGGTGGTCGAGCGAACCCGAGACGGTGAGATCCTGTCCGCCTCTGTGGCCAACGGTGAACTCCAGACCGACACCGCCATCGAGCAGCATTTCGTTGCCCAGTGGATCGACTGGGTCCGCGCCGTGCCCCTCGATCCTGTGGCCTATAACCGCGACTTCTACAAGGCGCAGCAGCACATGTGCTCCAGCGTCCAGCAGCGTATCTCGAAGCACCAGGAGAGCGACCCGCCGGCACAGATGATCGACCGTGGCATCACCCGGCGCATCCATGTCACCAACGTCACGCCCCGCGGCGGTGAGTCCAACAGCTACCGTGTCGATTGGACCGAGACCGTTTACCAGAACAGCACAGCCATCGCTCAGGCGCCCGGAACGGCCGATATCGAGCTGCGCTACTACACTCCCGCCAACGGCATCGTTGCCGCACAAAACCCCTACGGCGTCTATGTCTGCGGGTTCGACTGGTCCCCGGCTCCGGGATCGTGA